Proteins from a single region of Macrobrachium nipponense isolate FS-2020 chromosome 11, ASM1510439v2, whole genome shotgun sequence:
- the LOC135222727 gene encoding putative mediator of RNA polymerase II transcription subunit 26 — translation MVCATRLVVLLCLLAAEVRPELASSEKSAEADIKEDKVVTAESEEGRTKRQNFGNFGGQPSQQFSFNRGPFTINRGSQFISRGQPAFGGQNFQRQPPRLITSPAPFQRQNTPLLLNNDPLGLFQRNSRFQSNQRSPQTLSTPQQIIDFQRQQQRQALAGIRGNNQGFGFSRPNFSSQSFSASPNPAFQQRTRQQFRPSVQLSPQQPQGNVFQPTQLRQFNPQPFQSQGINSIQQPQALQQQQFLQQQQLQQQQLQRQQQQQLLQQLLQRQEALNQQRQQQLLQQQLQQDQLRQQLLQQQALQRQPSAPRTRQQPTTQGSFGSPVPTSQPASFGVPSQSARPPVGPATFGRPTANVQQSFSSQPVSFNSQSSVGVPLQSIPTQPPQPAPIVRPTSAPASFGVQQRPNAGVLLSQTRPQNSAPQFQAQNLAVSQFGPQRGGLAFIADDDFTIEDFRDDRTDEILDSRELFLGGGRRQLGLGANTASFSQSFSQNRGRGGFGRTRSGFQIRPDITREDLTLEVNSREFFGVRNPITTGGFQPSFGARIPRVTQEITLEDLTQENFTREDFFTIEDFDD, via the exons CTGTGCCTTTTGGCGGCAGAGGTGAGGCCAGAATTGGCTTCATCTGAAAAATCTGCTGAAGCAGATATAAAGGAAGACAAAGTGGTAACTGCTGAATCGGAGGAAGGCAGAACCAAAAGGCAAAACTTCGGGAATTTTGGCGGCCAACCTTCTCAGCAATTCTCCTTCAACAGAGGACCTTTCACCATAAACCGAGGGTCTCAGTTTATCTCCAGAGGGCAGCCGGCATTTGGAGGGCAGAATTTCCAGCGTCAGCCACCAAGACTGATTACCAGCCCCGCCCCCTTTCAGAGGCAAAATACTCCTTTACTCTTGAACAATGATCCTCTGGGTCTTTTTCAAAGAAATTCACGATTCCAGTCAAACCAAAGGTCCCCACAGACTTTGTCCACTCCACAGCAGATAATAGACTTCCAAAGGCAGCAACAAAGACAAGCTCTAGCAGGTATCAGGGGTAACAATCAAGGATTTGGCTTCTCTCGGCCTAATTTTAGCTCACAGAGTTTCTCAGCGTCCCCAAATCCAGCTTTTCAGCAGAGAACCCGTCAACAGTTCCGTCCTTCAGTACAATTATCCCCACAGCAACCACAGGGTAATGTATTCCAACCAACTCAGTTGCGTCAGTTTAATCCTCAACCATTCCAGTCACAAGGAATTAATTCTATTCAGCAGCCTCAGGCTCTACAACAGCAACAGTTTCTTCAGCAACAACAACTGCAACAGCAACAGCTGCAAagacaacagcagcaacagctgtTACAGCAATTACTGCAAAGGCAAGAGGCTCTTAATCAACAGCGTCAACAACAGTTATTGCAACAACAGCTGCAACAAGACCAGTTAAGGCAGCAATTATTGCAGCAGCAAGCACTTCAGAGACAGCCATCAGCACCAAGAACAAGACAGCAACCTACCACTCAAGGGTCCTTTGGCTCACCAGTACCAACAAGTCAACCAGCCTCGTTTGGAGTACCTTCACAGTCTGCACGTCCACCTGTAGGACCTGCAACATTTGGAAGGCCTACAGCCAATGTCCAGCAATCTTTTAGTTCGCAACCGGTCTCCTTCAACAGCCAGTCTTCCGTTGGTGTTCCACTGCAGTCTATTCCCACCCAACCGCCACAACCAGCACCCATTGTAAGACCGACGAGTGCTCCTGCATCGTTCGGAGTGCAACAAAGACCTAACGCAGGAGTTCTTTTGTCACAAACAAGACCTCAAAACTCTGCGCCTCAG TTCCAGGCTCAAAACTTGGCAGTGTCACAGTTCGGCCCACAGCGAGGTGGCCTGGCATTCATCGCAGACGATGATTTCACGATAGAAGACTTCCGCGACGACAGAACCGATGAGATTCTGGATTCCAGGGAGCTGTTCCTGGGCGGGGGACGGCGACAATTAGGCCTAGGTGCTAACACCGCAAGCTTTTCGCAATCCTTCTCGCAGAATCGAGGCCGGGGTGGCTTCGGCAGGACCCGATCCGGTTTCCAAATACGGCCGGACATTACGCGAGAGGACCTTACTCTAGAAGTCAATTCTAGAGAGTTTTTCGGCGTGAGGAACCCCATCACCACGGGGGGATTTCAGCCTAGTTTTGGCGCGCGCATTCCGAGAGTGACTCAGGAAATCACTCTCGAAGACCTGACGCAAGAAAACTTTACACGAGAAGATTTTTTCACCATAGAAGATTTCGATGATTAA